From Aspergillus luchuensis IFO 4308 DNA, chromosome 2, nearly complete sequence:
AGGTGTTCTTCGCCATTTGCGCATGCGTTTTGGTTCGGACCTACGCCATCTACGCAAGACATAGCGGTATTCCTGAAATCAAGACCGTCCTTGGTGGCTTTGTAATAAGGCATTTCATGGGGCCTTGGACCCTTGCAATCAAATCGTTGGGCCTTGTATGTACGACCCTGTGCCCATCACTGCATCCTTGCTGACATATCCAAGTGCCTGTCCGTCGCATCCGGCATGTGGCTCGGTAAAGAGGGCCCTTTAATCCATGTCGCATGTTGTTGCGCTAGTGTTATGATGAAGCCATTCCATAGCCTCAATCATAACGAAGGTATTTTTCATGATCCTTTACTAGATTTCTTGGGCTAATTGTAACAGCGCGGAAACGCGAAGTGCTATCGGCAGCGGCTGCAGCGGGCGTCTCCGTCGCTTTTGGAGCGCCCATTGGTGGTGTCCTGTTCAGTCTAGAGGTAAATTTCCAAGATCATCACGGAAAACTGGATTCTAAGTATCTGTGAACAGCAACTGTCGTACTATTTCCCGGACAAAACAATGTGGCAGAGCTTTGTCTGTGCCATGGTTGCATCCGTCACCCTGCACGCGCTCAACCCATTCCGCACGGGCAACATCGTCCTTTACCAGGTCAAGTATACACGCGAGTGGCATCGCTTTGAGATGATACCTTTTGTCATTCTTGGTATCGTCGGTGGCCTTTACGGGGCATTCCTCATTCGCTTGAACATGAAGATTGCGACCTGGCGACGATCTCGGAATTGGACTCGCCCGATCATTGAGGTTGCGGTTGTCGCTCTTTTGAGCGCCCTGATCAATTTCCCGAACCTGTTTATGAGGGCTCAGAATTCAGAACTTGTTCATTCTTTGTTTGCAGAATGTGGGACTGGAACTGTAACTGATGATCCTTTCGGCCTTTGCAAGACGGGCGCCTCGTCAGCGGGTACTATCGCCCTCTTGCTTATGGCTGCTCTCCTGGGATTCTTCCTTGCCTCATTAACCTTTGGTCTGGACATACCCGCGGGTATCATCCTTCCGTCTGTTGCTATCGGAGCACTGTATGGACGTGGCTTAGGAATGACCTTTCGGATGTGGCAAGAGGCTTATCCGGGATTCTTTTTGTTCGGCAAATGCGAACCAGATGTCCCGTGTGTGACCCCTGGAATATATGCAATCATCGGTGCAGCTTCGGCACTCGGAGGCGCCACGAGGATGACTGTATCAATCGTGGTCATCATGTTCGAGCTTACTGGTGCTTTGACTTATGTTATTCCCATCATGATTGCAGTCATGTTGTCTAAATGGTGCGGTGATATATTTGGAAAGCGCGGTATCTATGAGTCCTGGATTCAGCTGAACGAGTACCCTTTCCTCGATCACCGTGATGATACGACTCCACCGGACGTTCCCGCTCATAAAGTGATGACCACTGTTGATGATATGACAGTCATCACCGCTGTTGGCCATACGATCGATTCACTTCGTGGCCTTCTCCAAACGACCTCTTACCGTGGGTATCCGGTCGTTACCGATACGTCGAATCCCATCTTGCTGGGATACATTTCGCGCAATGAGCTTACATACGCTCTCAAGTACTCTACCAAGCCGTCGGACAATGAGTTGTCAGGTGCGACGCAGGTCTTCTTCAGCCACCAACCCTTTGCAGATCCCGCTGAAACCTTGGATCTTCGACCTTGGATGGATCAAACGCCCATTACactcaacagcaacaccacaTTTTTGATAGTGCTCCGCATGTTCCAGAGGCTAGGTCTCCGCTATGTTCTGCTCGCCGATAAAGGTGTACTTCAGGGACTGCTGACGAAAAAAGACGTTTGGTCTGTGGTCAGCGGCCCGGACGCCTACAAGGACGAAAGTCTCCGCGAGAGGACGTTCAATCCGGGAACTATGGCCGAGGAAGTTGGCTTGCTTGACAGCGATGATAGGACCAGCCTTGCCAGCACTATAGAAAGACGGCAGTCGCTGTGAAGTGTCTCTTGAGCGATGCATCGAAACATATACTTTTCATCTCACGCTCAATCTCGATTTGGATTACCTATTTTGCATGTCGTGATATGTCGTGATATCTTGCTATAAGTTTCGAAATATGTATTGAATTTGGGTAACTCGGAGTTCATTAACGGgatcttgtttttcttgggTCGTATGCCTCAGATAGTGGCTTACGACGGTATTGTTGTGGGCATGTATCTAGACTTTTGCTTCAGTTGTGTAAATAGTTTTTAAAGAACCCATCCGTCCTTTACCCCAAACTATAAAGTCGTCACGGAGGCACATAAGAGAAGATTAATAGGCATGAAGCAACAACGGTGATGTCAATGGTATGCTCAAAGCAGAGCACATGACTGGACAAGTAAATGAACCCCACAATTTCTGCCCGCCTTATCGCATTCCACCGCCTTTCCAATCTCCAATCGGAATGTCCCATTCAGGCCCTCTATCCATCGGCCAGTCTCGATCAATCGTCGCGGCATGCAATCAGTACTTCTAGTCACCTTACAAACTGTCGaatcttcttccttcctccacttccttAATATAAACATCCAGACCACGCCCCATCCACCAAGATGATGGTCGATCCCTTCGAGGTGCGCATGCGCTTCACGGCGCAGCTGCAGCACCTTAACGCCTCGGTGACCTCATCCCAAAAAGCGGCGCATTATGCGCTCAAATACCGCGACATGGACGAGGACCTACACTCGTGCATCCTGGAGCAATTAGAAAGAGTGCGTccttccacatcttcttTCCAATTCTTCTATCATGTACGCAATTAAGCTTACATATATACTCTTTCTCCCCCAGAACAACATGAACAACCGCGCCAACATCATGTACTTCATCGAACAGTTCTGCGACATGGCCACGAAAGAAGACCACGCGCCCTACGTTCGCATGATTCAACGCGACATCCTCCGTATCGTTGATTGCGTCGCACCCGCCGACGGCTCCGGCGCCGCGAACGTCAAACACGTCCGTCGAGTCCTGAACGGTCTACAGAGCAAGGAGATCCTCTCCGCCGAGACGATCGCGGAGATTGATGCGGGCTTGAAGGATCGGGAAACTCACCCTGCGCATCTGGATTtggaagccgaagaagggggtgctggtggtgatggtggtggtgacgcGAGGTCCAAGCATGGAACGCCGAGAGGGTCCAAGGGCAGTGGGATGCGTGTGGATAAACGGCAGATTGAGCAGCGGATTGAAGAGGATCGAGAACGGAATAAGCGACTACGGGAGAGTATGTGGACGGttagtggggatgatggggatgagcaTGGGAAGTTTTGGGATGAGGCGAGTGATATTGGAGAGGATGATTTCTTGGCTGCGAATGAGGAGGTGATGGAGCGGAGGCAGATGATTGGTGCGAGGTGATACTGGTGTTGATTAATGATGTGGTCGGGGATTTTAAAAGCATGTACTTGCGATGGGATGGCGTTTTGGCGCTGTGGGTATGTCTTTTGCCACGGGTTATCTGGCATGCATGGGCGTTTCAATGAGAACTACAATTACAGGCCAACTATTCTAACAGCATACTAGACTAAAGCACTTTTAACCtgataaatagaaaatgAAGCTAATCATCCTGCTAAACTATATCCGACCCACT
This genomic window contains:
- a CDS encoding CTD kinase subunit gamma (COG:S;~EggNog:ENOG410PMAC;~InterPro:IPR024638,IPR024637,IPR042326,IPR006569, IPR008942;~PFAM:PF04818,PF12350,PF12243;~go_component: GO:0070692 - CTDK-1 complex [Evidence IEA];~go_process: GO:0032786 - positive regulation of DNA-templated transcription, elongation [Evidence IEA]), which produces MMVDPFEVRMRFTAQLQHLNASVTSSQKAAHYALKYRDMDEDLHSCILEQLERNNMNNRANIMYFIEQFCDMATKEDHAPYVRMIQRDILRIVDCVAPADGSGAANVKHVRRVLNGLQSKEILSAETIAEIDAGLKDRETHPAHLDLEAEEGGAGGDGGGDARSKHGTPRGSKGSGMRVDKRQIEQRIEEDRERNKRLRESMWTVSGDDGDEHGKFWDEASDIGEDDFLAANEEVMERRQMIGAR
- a CDS encoding chloride channel protein (COG:P;~EggNog:ENOG410PKWP;~InterPro:IPR001807,IPR014743,IPR000644;~PFAM:PF00654;~TransMembrane:12 (i173-191o255-279i300-323o329-345i357-381o393-413i434-455o467-486i529-549o555-574i594-615o621-645i);~go_component: GO:0016020 - membrane [Evidence IEA];~go_function: GO:0005247 - voltage-gated chloride channel activity [Evidence IEA];~go_process: GO:0006821 - chloride transport [Evidence IEA];~go_process: GO:0055085 - transmembrane transport [Evidence IEA]), translated to MSMSRPGSQSEAQSSLIQPYSDDEPAQDSSSLDPQHPDVPLSGGLREPLSFKRKQRQHSRSKFRFPNFFSNSSAEPATSTGLGSWFRNEQRSDDAQPLREPINGNGNGNLAHKDSGFLDWYVEGPGRRVGYDNLTAIDWIFEYTKERQRKRLLYASGQGVVGYLRKLLDASNVWIVLIATGVLVGIIAAGIDVASDWLADLKTGYCKAGPGGGRFYLNRSFCCWGHDDISDCLDWTPWRKTLGVSSRGGGYALEYTFYILYSVFFAICACVLVRTYAIYARHSGIPEIKTVLGGFVIRHFMGPWTLAIKSLGLCLSVASGMWLGKEGPLIHVACCCASVMMKPFHSLNHNEARKREVLSAAAAAGVSVAFGAPIGGVLFSLEQLSYYFPDKTMWQSFVCAMVASVTLHALNPFRTGNIVLYQVKYTREWHRFEMIPFVILGIVGGLYGAFLIRLNMKIATWRRSRNWTRPIIEVAVVALLSALINFPNLFMRAQNSELVHSLFAECGTGTVTDDPFGLCKTGASSAGTIALLLMAALLGFFLASLTFGLDIPAGIILPSVAIGALYGRGLGMTFRMWQEAYPGFFLFGKCEPDVPCVTPGIYAIIGAASALGGATRMTVSIVVIMFELTGALTYVIPIMIAVMLSKWCGDIFGKRGIYESWIQLNEYPFLDHRDDTTPPDVPAHKVMTTVDDMTVITAVGHTIDSLRGLLQTTSYRGYPVVTDTSNPILLGYISRNELTYALKYSTKPSDNELSGATQVFFSHQPFADPAETLDLRPWMDQTPITLNSNTTFLIVLRMFQRLGLRYVLLADKGVLQGLLTKKDVWSVVSGPDAYKDESLRERTFNPGTMAEEVGLLDSDDRTSLASTIERRQSL